aagataaagtgaaaccagaagtgcacaccgtggcacttccggtttctccaagcccccattgctcagggcaaagcagcctgcgctgttgagcccccacagcccagggatgtAACAGGCTGTGTGGGACGTGCCGCCCTGAGCCGTGGGGCCCACAGGGCCCTGCAGGAGCAGTGGTGATGCCCCGGGAGGGGCGGTGATGCTGCGGGAGGGGCAGAGAGACGCCCCAGATGTGGAGTGAGAAGCGATGGCTAGGGCCGCTCAAGTAACTGGCAttttttgttatccggcatcctcTGTTCCTGGGGGATgtcagataacagagcttttactgtatttgtttttaaaaatcacacaGGTATAAAGGAATGGTTTGAATCTATCAGTTTTCAGGTCTAGCAAATGTCAGGGGTCTGGGTTGGGGGGAGATCCCCAGCTGGTGTAAGCTATTGTCTGACTTCAGTGATGCTACACTAATCTATACACAATGGGGATTTGTCCCAAGGTGTTTCAGCCCTGCTACTTGGGTGCTTAAGTCATCCCCTACCATGAATTTTAAATTTAGTGTTAGCTCTTTACcatgggtgtgtgaagtgggccctatttgattcagattcagattcggcctgaaccagggacagtgattcgattcgttgatttggattactgtccctgatttgattcagccagatctgaagatttgatgctgattcagagagtcaCCAATTCGGACACAGATGCAGCTTTAGAAGCGGATGCTACGATCAGCCACAGGAGGACCCAGGGTGCCCCTTAAGACTTAGGAGacaccagtcgccgagccaggGTACGGGCAtgagggggcccccctgcacatTCCCTGGTGGAcgcagaagtggatcagaagtgctattggaccacttctgggtctgctgctgagcacgctggggacccctccatgctcctgtgagatgcttcatgagccccagcattgcagcatttatgagccgcttgctacctagaggtatgtagaaaaaacatttaaaactgtctatgtctgaattgctgaatctttccaaatctctccgaattgattcggatggttccgattcgatttggagagattaaagtgtcctttgattcgattcggatttggatatttcgccaccaaattgggccaaatctccaccagattgaatcagggacagaaaCTTAGCACAGCCCTACTCTTTACCCACCCTCAGATAGTTCAGTAACAATTGGAAACAACTTTATTGCTGTAGCAGTGTGAGAATTTCTGTTGTTCTTGCATGGCTGTTTCATATTTTCTTGCCTTAGTCCCAGAAATTCCCCTTGATTTACATGTTGAActcatgcttcctttttttttttttgaataatTACATCATCTTACCACTGGTTTAAGGCATGTTTGGTGCTATTGGCACTATTCCTCTTGGAAAGAACATTGTCTGACTTCTAGTGTCCTTACTCACCCTGAACTCTCAGAAAGTAGTGGGAGTGGTAGATAAGTGATGGGAAATCTAGCTATGAAAAAATGGTGGAATAAATACCAGGTTTTTACTATGCTAGCATATAACATACAGAACATAGAACAGTCATAGCCAGCCACAGTATAGCTTAGACGATTTAAGGTCTTGTTCCACTTCTCACTTCGGCATGCAGGATCAAACATGTTTCAAGCTTTCATTCAAATAAAACAATAGGAACTGCACATCTGCATATGTAAAAAGTAATCACTAGACAGTTGAACCTTCCTCTTCAATTCAAAAGCACAGGCCTTTCCCACTAGTGCTCAAGAATGAAGTCTGTTTAGTAGAAGCAGTACTGGAATAGGAACCTGTTCAAACTTGAATGACTAAAGAAAAGAGGGTAGATGTGCAGAGATTCGCAAATTAATTGCATAATCACCTTTTGAAACATGTTCTAATTTTTCATTGAGGATTTTTCCACATTCTAAACACCGACTAATGGAAATGGTCAAACTTTCTGATGTGATACACAAGATAATTTAAGGCTTTTTTTGGTTAGTGAATCTATTTTTAGAGTAATCTTGATGTGCTAGTTAGATATAATCACAATATTACCACTTCCCAATGTTCAAAACTTGTGAATACGGTCCAAAGAATCACAAGTTTTTTAGAGAAGCACTTAGGGTCCTCTTTATTCCAAGACTGACTTTTAATTCATTTTCTAGCTTAGCTATAAGGGttagaaatgttttttaaatggaacCTGAGATTCTAACCAAATCTCTTACTTGAAGCAGCTGGGGCTTTAAGGCCAAATATTGTATGATTCACAATGCCATTTGACAACACTGTGTTTAAAACTATAAGCCTTTGGAATAGGGGAAAAAACACTCACTGCTGAGATGAGACACATTTTAGACAGTAACCTAATTTCCGATATAAGCCTTCAAAATCCAGCATATGAAAGTGGTGCTTCAGACTTACTGCGTTCTCTCTGGACAAGAGTAAGTTTCTGTTTTTCTGAATTATTTAGGTAAATACTTTTGAAATTTTGGGCTTCTAATGAACTGTTTGATTAGTAACTACTCCATATTATAGAGGTGATCACCAATGTATAGTCCTTATTTTCTGACCTGTTGATATACTTCAGTCATTATAGCAAAGAATATATCCTGTGCAGTAATTCATGCTAAACTTGATGAAACATTTGATATTTACAGTCTGAGGATTTCAGAATAACAAAACATGATCCCATGAATTATAGTGAATCAAATATAAATGTTTTATTCTTGGAAAAAGTaacaaaatagtttttaaaaactgttcaACAAACTATAAATTATATTATCGTGAAGGCATTAAAGCTACCTTAAAAGAAATAACTAAATATGATGTTCTAAAGTCCAATTTTGTATCATGTTGCCATTtaacattaattttctacataAACATTGAAGATATACCAGTTGTATGCATGCACTCTTTATAAATATACAATGTGCACTTTCAGAGGGTTTCTTGATGTTTTAATATAAAActttaagaaaaatgaaagtaTACATTTTGATTAGCATAAACATGACAGAAACTGGAATGGTAGCTTAATTTACAAGTCTGAAAGAATAAATATAATATGGTCTATAACTTGCTTATTATGTAACGTCTTTCATGATTTTCCCCAAGTACGTTGCGGTAATGAGTCACAAATTAATGAGTTTGAAACTGACTCTTGCCAAAACTAGCTGCCATGCTTCACTCAGCAGTAACTCACATATCACCATAGGGGAGTAAGTAGTGTCAAGATCTTCAGAAGAACCTAGCTTTTTGGATGCTTAGCACCTTTGATAATCTTGGTGATAGGCATCACTGTGGACACTGCTGGATGTTGTGTGCATAAAAGGTGGCCTTAGTTGCCTACCCAGGACCTCAGCTTTTCTGATTGAGTATCATGAAGTAGCTGGCCTAAGGGACTCAGTCCTGCTACAGTGGTTTGGGTTCTTTCACCTGCTGTTGAAGACAGCGAGAGCTGAGGATAATTAGCACCAAGGCCTTGCAAGAGTGAGCTCATGAACTATTTAAATGTAAACTGAGATACTGGTACTATCTGCTTCTTTTGGAAAAAGTGCCAACCAGGATAGCAACTGAGGGCCAATGAAACAGACTGGTCAAACattttagcttagcttagcttattGGTTAGTGTCCATCATTTTAGGAGACAATAATGATGGTTCTGCAGCTTATAAAATTTAATTTGTGGAGAATGCCCTGCCCTAGTGGGTGAATTCCATGGAATAACATGTATTCATGGAATCAAAGGCCTTCCCTTCCTTCAAGGTAGTTTTGATATTAAGGACTATACATAAATACTGCTTAGTTCTGTACTTAACCCTCTTTAGAAAATGAATTTCTAAATCTTTAGCCTTCAGACAAAGGCTAAGATGATGGTGTTATACAAAGGTAGATGAATGCTTTTTCACAGACTTGAGCAGAGTGGAACAGGATCACACTTGGGTGCCTAAGACTACTTAGATGCATGATAGGTCAGATAGGATCTTGCTTAAAGTTTATTGGTCTCAGTGACCCGCTCAGCCCTATTCTACTGAGACTGTCAATCATCAGatcaaaaataatttaagaatgtTACACTAAGGAGAGGAATAACTTGATATCAACTTTCTGTCAAAGAGAATTTCAAGGCAAACCCCTTCTTTATAATGAGCTATAATAGGTATaatagcaccacctggggtgacgaggaacaatggtcataagctgagggagaacaggtttaggttagagatcagaaggcaatattttacagttagggtggccaaaacctggaaccaacttcccagggaagtggtccttgcccctagggcaaattcaagaggaggttggatgatcacctgtctggggtcttgtgaacccagcattcattcctgcccgtggcagggggtcagggaaaatgatctgttcaggtccctccggaccctagctactatgaaactataatggaGGTGGGAAGGAAAGCCTGCCCACCTTCATCAACCTTATTTGAAACTGTGTTGAAataatgaaaattttaaaaatcctaaatACGCCTAATGGGGTTAGCCTTTCTAATCTCAACTGCCTCTCCATCAGCATCTGCATTAACATAAATAGTAATTAGAAATAAACTTGACCAGGAAATAAGACGAAAATCTAACAAATGTTGCCATTACATTGAAATGATCTGAAATCTATTGTGTGAGATAAATCTGAACTAAGAATACCTAGAACAAAAAGGCTTTGTTGCCTTCATATAGATATGTGATCATCTTCTGGTTAAAATTGCATATGGGAATTTTGTGTAGTCACCCAAAACAGAGTATTTGGAAAACACCCTGTTTCTAGCATCCAATGTACATGAAAGCAATGTACATTAAAGCTAGCTATGATTAAAGCAAACATTTTTCACTTGAGCAACTGACCTAACAGGTGATTTACATTAATAAGCAGGTTTACATTTGTTCACATGgacaaatctaggattttgaaaaggaggagggggtgcagatgTCATGGTACATTATCACATATAACATAACACACATTTTTTCTACAATTAAAGAGAAACTCAAATTTTTACCAATACGGGGCTAGCACtattttattcagtttaagatcaaagtaaaaaacaaatataacttttggAATGTGCCCAACTTTGctaactaggcaaaaaataattaaaggacattgtatcattagtcctgtagtcattataggtgaatatacatctcttattcagatccataaaacaaaacctagccttCTTGATCATCTTGACAGTGCCCCCAATACCTCCCTATCATTCATTTCTATACCTAAGTTAATATTACCATGCCTGAGTTTAGGTTtttgcaggactgtgaaatacaAGACAGaaattaccaggaatggctaacaaagagcaaaattgcagaagaaaagataatTTGAAAAGTgaaatatcaagaccattaacaTCTGTGTAGGGGGGGAGAGATTAACTGGAaaagggagatgataatgagccatgaagtcaattgactctctcagcactgtctgaatagaaatgccactgcccttctcaggtagttggttttgaagtttgggtggagcaggaatttTCTTAACACACAACCCTTCCCCCACCAAGAAAACACCCCCCGCAAGAAACCACTGTTTCCTCTGCCTGTAAGTGGAATaagtgaaacagaaaaaaaatctgtttgaatCTTTCCTGCCCAGTCTTTCAATTCTGATGTAAGAAAGAGGCTAATTTTTCCAAAAAGACAGATCAAGAAGTCTGACTTCTATTTATCCACCTTTTGTCTGGTAACACAATGATAAATATTCCCCCTGGGATAGTAGCTTTATATTTTCCAATTTCTTTGGAACGAGTTAACACTTGTTGAGATCCTTTGCCTTGGTGGAATGTTTTTGCTTTCAGCTGCACATTAAAATGGTATTATTCACACATGGtacattaaaaatgttatttttctgagACACCATCTATATTTCACATGTATTAGTCAGTGCAACTGGACTGAACAGATGTTTCAATAGCCAGAGGTGGCTAAGAAATAGTCACATATCATTATcttgtatttttattataataatgtGAAAATGCTACACAAAGACTATGTTACTGCGAAAGAAGCACAACAGTACTCTAGTATAAGACAATACATAGTCACTTATATGAAAATACACTTCTATAGCAAAATGCTATACTTGTTGCTAACACCCAGATTTGGGCAAACATTCTTGACATTCAGAGTCTGATTCTTTTAAAGaatgacatttttttcatttcacattTGAAATGATGGGCCACCCAGGATATTTGTAAACCACAGCATGTCGTGCGTTGGAGGTTCACACTGTCCAagtaaaaaatcatatttctttaaaatttgtCCAAATCTGTTTTGTTAATAACACTTCAGGGAATGACATGTTAATGCCTTAATCAGGCAACTTGACCTGTGCAAATAATTTTTGCACCTGTTCAGTTTCCCTTTATAACCAGGCATCTCCCAACAGAATTGTATTTCAGGTTCACAATCTAAAGCATATTAAACACAAAATTATCTTTTCCATTTGTGAAGATGGCTTCCTTTATGCATTTCATTTACTCATCATTTCACTTTATGCTTATAGATCCTGATTGTGCAAACACTTATACTTGGACCAAGGTTTGAATCATCTCAGTATCAGTAGGGCTACTTCTGTAGTCCATTAGCATCAGTAGGACTGTTCACATTCCCAAAACCAAGTATGCACAAGTATTTATTGGACCGAGGCACAGTCAGTTTCACTTACTACTGGTAAAGTAAGATATTTTAGTTTGTgttaaaaaaatgccattttggaGAGGAAGATGAGTGTGATACTAATGAATATTACTCAAATTCAGGAGATTGGTTTGCACAGGGTAGGGTTGCAGTGTTTCAAGCCCTTGCTTcagaaaaaagaacaacaaaacaactttttttctttacagccaaaactgagtaagggggggggggaggtcttgtttttgtttttaaaatcaaaacctTGATAACAAGACAAACCtaagggccaggtacagacattgcacattTACTGgtgtaaatgatcagaaaccagtttatatccataacagaagttcagcacacatagactggtttaaaaatgtcagaacccagtctaagatttgccgcCCCTGGCCCCTACCAAAGGGCAAACGTGTCTTCTGTTAGTTACCGATgtaaactacgccacttacagaaaactgtgtaacttagattgattctgtctcagactttttgaatgtctgtacctagccaagtTTGGACTGGACTTAAAAATTTAGTTAGCTAAACAAAAAGAAGAGATTTGTCTTGGGACAAGGTTAGAAACAAATTTAGTTTCAGATTTGTTCAAGACAACCTCCTTTACATAGATATTTTCTATTTTGCAGCGCAATTGAACAAACAAATATTCACATGGTTTTAGTTTCATTGTCTTATTAATTAGAAACATGCACATGCATTTGGGTTTCCAGAAATGTTGGGATTTTTAAAACTAAGAAATATTTCTACTGCATTTGAAAACTTTCTGAGAAAATGTTCTGCatagttttgggggaaaaataatctAAAGTTTGGTTTTGAGTTACTTGACAGTCTCAACGTTTCAATCAACTCTTTATCATTAATTACATGCTTTTCCATCCCTCCCAAACATTTGTTTGGCGTGGTTGCTTTCTCAGCTACATTGGTTCTGCTTTCATTTAACTCTATTGACTTCACCGGATTTATGCCAAATAGAGGccagtataagtgagctcagaacCTGTTTCTCTTTATATATACTATTATAAGATCACCCTCCACAGACAACAAAGGAAGTTTTCACTAGTGACTGTGTGTGGGTTAATAGGTCTGCACCACTCTAAAACAAGTGACGCAAGAAAAAATGCTTGCATATGTAAAATGTGACAGCATAAATATATGCACGTGTCAAATAACACATCTAAAGCAATTCTAATGAAAATAATGTTGCATATAAAAGATTATACTAAGTAAGACTATGATTATAGACTCTTGAAAAGTAAACATTTGTTTGTGCTGTGGCTAATTGGATAAAAGGGACTGACAACTAATTTAGGGTTGCAGCAGGCAATATTTTTAGCTGTTAAATGTATGATGAATATGCAGTGGCTAGAAATTGTCTCATGAGATAAAAGACTTATTATTGCTCTAGGGCTTCTTAAGACATGAGCAGAATATACATATCCCATAGGACTCTGCTCTTTATGATGTGCCAAGTCCTGCATGTAACACTTCTTTTCCCTAAACTTGTTTCACTCTGATTTAGTGCACCAGGCATAAAGTCATGAGGACTTAGAGATAAAGATATGGAAATCAGAAGTAGAAATCTAATTTATTGGGACTGCATTATGATCAAAGAACAATTCCACAGCACCTCATTATAGAACGAAAACACTGTGAATTTCTAAAACTGTTATGGGACTGCTTGAATCATGGCACTGCCCCTCCAATCCTTCTCCAGTCATAAGctgcatatatttcatagatgtgCTAAATTCAGCCTATGGGGAATTGCCTGCTCCCATTACTAGGCCATCAaaaagggggccagattttttCAAAAGAATTCAGAATAGTATATGCCAATTTTTAAATCAATTGTCTCATCATTGTTTTTCCCATTCTCTATTCTCAGGACCACTATAATTCTAAGATTTTTGGAGTTGATCTCAAAAAACACTCCTTGTTTGACCTTAAGTTGAAATATTTCTGCTAGCCTTAGTTGAAATTTGCCTCTGGAAGCTATTTCTGTAATGTTCTGCAATGTAATACTTGCATGATATCTGTATCTACTTGCTTTGGGAGGAAAGTCTCTTAGATGTATGGCATTCAGAAAGCACTTTGAGTTCATACATCATGCAGGGTTACTTTCTCTGGAcatatggaagaaaaaaatgaaaagggaggAAGTTCCTCAGATAAGAGAACTCAGGTTGCAAACTGGGGTGCTTTTAGTAATGTTGTTTTTACTTGACTGTTTTTGAAACTTAGACATTCTTAAGAATATAAAATGTAAGTCTAGTAAACTTGATTAGAGTCATCATCAGTGAATTATTTATAGTGGTTGGGGAGGGAATGCCAGGGATTTTCCCTCAGAGACATTATGGTATAaaatagtggttttcaaacttcctgaagACACATAACCCTTTCATATCTCTTCTTCTACTAGAGAACCTCTACCTTTATCCTAAATATTGATATGGAGCCAGGTGACCTGGCCCCACAATGCTGCTGCACTGTCTTCTGGCCCACTCCACCATTACCCCCAGTCTCTTTGTGGAAGCCGTGATGACCTCTTGTGGAGCCCCAGGGATCTGTGCAACACAGGTTGAGAACCATGAGCCTAAAAAAGCTGATGGCACTGGAAATGAAGTGTTCCTGAGTAGTGTTCTTGCCCCTGTCTGCCCCTGCTACTGCCCACAGTAGCCTTGATATTGACTCTTATCTCACTCTGGCACCCAGTGGCTCTTGTTCTTTCTCTACAGTCTCAACACCCTAAAGAAAACTGAAGCTTCCTTTGCTTTGATAACCTGGTTTCAGAGAAGGTAACACCTtcaaagtttaaaaagaaaaaaaatcatttttgtattCAATGGGCGTCTTTCCACATGCTCCAGGTGCggaggggaggggcactttaattagaacagttctcaggagccactctaattaaagcacccacaaattctcatgtattcagcaccctgtgcttcaaaatggcagcagaggcactttaactcaAGCTTGTTCAATGTGTCAAATTAGAACAAATCGGAGCAGGCgttgggcatgtgtataggcacccattatGTGACACTTCTAAGATATTATAGTTGTTCCCTTCTCCCatctacttcccttcccctcccccccaccaaagaaAAATCAGGAATCATTTATGTTATAGACCAGGTTGACATTCttagtatttgatttttttgcagTGGTCTTTGCTCAATTTTTATGAAGGATGAGCAGAAAAAAGCCTGAGACTATATGAAAAGCTTCTTCTCATATTCCAGTTTTTCAACCAGTGctaacatttcttctttttttcctgagagGTTTTGCAAGAAACCATGAACATTTTCCAATAGACAGTTTATAGAAAGAGATACAGCCTAGGTTGCAAATTAGTTCAGAATAGAATAGTAAACAACTTCCTGGAAGAAAAATTTAGGTGATTTTTGTGAGAACTCCAAATGATTTTAATTTACTTCCCACAGCAATTGAGAGGGATTAATTAAACAGATAAAGAGAGGACAGTGCTTTGAAGATTTAAGTGTTATATTATTGCCAAATACTGAGCAAACATATTTATAGGGAACTACCAAATATCAATTCATCTTTTTGAGATCTTCGTTGTAAAAGGACAAGGCAATGTTATACTGGAAACATTGGGGGTAGTTTAAAGTGTTTACTTAAGAAAAGGAGGTTGCTTATCACAGTGGAATCACTTAACATAGATTTGGTTACATTAAGATAAGTATTTCCCCCTCACCTATAGACTCCCTTTTGTTTGCAGCTATCTATGAAATCCCCAGCTTTAATTTGGGAATGTTTTAATCTGTCTCCTCTGCATATATTTTAGTATAGTTTGTCCCTGTACTTGGTTTAATGATAAGCTTATATTCAGCCTCTAACTTCAACCTTTTTCCACAGCGGTAAACTAAATCATGGGCTACCCTAGCCTGCTGGTAACTGAGAATACAGAAACAGAATAACACTGAGAATATAAGATGCTTTTGCACTCACTGAAGTGATTTGTGAAAACTCTCATGTCAGGAATACAGTATCAGGACCCTGAGGAGTCAAAGTCCTTCTTGGCTGTTGCCAGACACCTACAGTAAGAAAGCACCAAAGAAAGTCTTGTGTTCCTTAGTGTAATCCACCAATCTGATATCACTAACATTGACCATCAGTCTGTCTCCTTCCAGCATGTGAAGCACAGCCCCTAGATAAATATGTTGAACCCACTGGTTTTCTGTATTTTCGCACAGAGTCTTGGTGCCAGTCAGCAGTTGAGTTGGCTCAGGATAGCTGTCCGTGACTTTGGTAATGATCTGAGTTACGGAAGCTGTATTAGAGGGGTCTGGAATGGGCCCTCGGAAAGTGACCTGGGCGTAGATGAAATAATCTCCAGCTTCTGGTATCACCAATGATTTGTTGGTATAATTCAGGTTGTTCTTGGTAAATGCCAAGCCTCGTTTGTCTTCCCACTGAAGAACTGGAAACTGGTTTCTTTCAGCATATTGGCTGTCCTGTTTCTTAACTGAGGAGGGGAaacaagagaaaggaaagaaagaatcaGTTAGTTTGCTCATTTAGTTTGTGAGCATGTAAAAGATAACAGGTGCTTAAGGTTATAGACAGATGTCAATCAAATAATATGGATATAATTTTTTAAACGCAACTATCACATCTGCCTAGTTCTGTAGAAAATTGCTGCAACCttttcattcagggttaaagaTACAATGATTTAGCACTAATTTGTAGGATCAGAACAATATAACAGTTAATCCTAGCAACTAAtgtgcagcagcatctccccttcTTGTACAGCAATTAAAAAGTACATTTGTTCATAACTTCACTTCctcaaaaggaaatattttgaccATCATGCTATCTGACCTGACCATCTGTGGTTTACTCCGATATGTATTACAGAAGTGTCCAGAGGGCCTAACTGAAATCAATGCCTTTCAGTCTTAAACATTCGGTTCATTGCAAGAAAGGGCCCCTTGGCCAGAAGAATGTAAAAAAATGCCGAAGTGTAGGATAAACAAAAGGTGAAAGAAAAGCAAGACTGTTATTTCTCCTTGACCATTGGAGAGCAGAGGCTTGGGGAAATGGAAGGCCTGGCTTTAAAGGGTGAGTACTGATTTTGATAAGACAGCCTATTTTCAGAAGGCAAGATCCAGTACAGCATTTCAGTTTGATCACTTGTGAACAGACAGACTAAAAGTCATTAGCTGGTTTTAGAAATCCTGGCCAAAGCAAGCTGCCTGAAGAGATGCATTTAATATTTGATACATTACATCTTTAAGAATTTGGGAAATGTACACAGACTCCTGAGCCCTGGGCCAGAGCTTTAATGAGACTATTGTTTCTTATGGTATAGCATTGGCCCAACCTTACTCCAGTACAGATGGCTCTTCCTACAAAGCTTACTGCACTGTGGGATGTAAAATGGGTTCACCTTAGGATGTCAAATGCATTAAAAGGAGGCAAGGTATAGAggcaccttctagactaactaAGTCAGAGATGCATAAGATTTTGTGAACCCAAGCTTACTTCATCAGTTGCTATAAAAGGATATGCACAGAACAGTTTATCAAAGAGAAAGttattagtagggctgtgtgaagctttggtccctgatttgatttggcagcgattcagcctgatttggtggctgaatctccaaatctgaattgaatcagaggaccctttaatctctccaaatcaaattgaaacccttcaaatcgattcggagagatttagtgattcggacatagacacagttttaaatgtttttctacatacatctaggtagcaggtggctcgtgtatgctgtgatgctggggcacatggaatgtcccacagaagcatgggggactccccagcatgctcggcagcagacccagaagtggaccagaagcacttcca
The window above is part of the Alligator mississippiensis isolate rAllMis1 chromosome 12, rAllMis1, whole genome shotgun sequence genome. Proteins encoded here:
- the TNFSF15 gene encoding tumor necrosis factor ligand superfamily member 15, coding for MEHLTELTLEEAAARANQDAWMHIKEDFRKMRWTVIFCMLSVLVLTLPTAYLLVGSFRAHKPGLDQVAEERAPNALKQQAATTYTVFTDEKPRAHLTVKKQDSQYAERNQFPVLQWEDKRGLAFTKNNLNYTNKSLVIPEAGDYFIYAQVTFRGPIPDPSNTASVTQIITKVTDSYPEPTQLLTGTKTLCENTENQWVQHIYLGAVLHMLEGDRLMVNVSDIRLVDYTKEHKTFFGAFLL